One genomic region from Nitrospira sp. CR1.1 encodes:
- a CDS encoding cyclic peptide export ABC transporter codes for MIKMYRFLLFLLRDARTMMVLMVLTGLLAGLSSVGLLAVINKLINGAGTTSELFAVAFVGLAVLKVGSNYLSQLLLVSFAQKTILKLGMDLCWKVVRAPYRTLERRGPHEILATLTDDTNALAWAVNGLPGLAINVAILAGCSLYLAWLSWQAFLGVIVLAVVGLLGYRQLYNRVLQSSLAVRDSKGVLFEHFRSLTEGMKELMLHRGRRETFVEEDIRHAAEALRRHNLTTTRQYLVTDSWTQVLFYGLIGVILLLFPRFLSLSGESLTGYAFAMLYMIGPMWGLLGMVPTLSRGQVALEKIESLGLALDEGGREGGAERPVAQGSQCVEFSRAVFAYDPKGEDERSFSLGPLDLSIRSGELVFIIGGNGSGKSTFVKVLTGLYLPQQGQVTLNGEAITAATQDWYRQHFAAVFSDFYLFKKLLGLDPSLVASQADGWLKTLRINHKVSIEQGEYSTVNLSQGQRKRLALVTAMLEDRPFYVFDEWAADQDPQYKEVFYGELLPDLRARGKGVIVVTHDDRYFHVGDRVLKLDDGMIVEASTGVAFSATHRPTPLLKPVARSSA; via the coding sequence ATGATCAAAATGTATCGGTTTCTCCTGTTTCTCCTGCGTGATGCCCGGACGATGATGGTTCTCATGGTCCTGACCGGGCTGCTAGCCGGCCTTTCTAGCGTTGGCTTGTTGGCAGTCATCAACAAGCTCATCAACGGTGCCGGAACCACCTCAGAATTGTTTGCAGTTGCCTTCGTCGGTCTGGCCGTGCTGAAAGTCGGATCAAATTATCTCTCCCAACTGCTGCTGGTCTCCTTCGCCCAAAAGACGATCTTAAAATTGGGCATGGATCTCTGCTGGAAAGTGGTGCGCGCGCCCTATCGCACGTTGGAGCGTCGCGGGCCGCATGAGATTCTCGCAACCCTGACGGATGACACGAATGCTCTGGCCTGGGCGGTGAACGGGTTGCCGGGATTGGCCATCAATGTCGCGATTCTGGCCGGCTGCTCGCTCTACCTGGCCTGGTTGTCCTGGCAGGCGTTCCTGGGGGTGATCGTCCTCGCCGTAGTGGGATTGCTGGGGTATCGCCAACTCTACAACCGGGTGTTGCAGTCGTCGCTGGCGGTGCGCGACTCGAAGGGCGTCCTCTTCGAACATTTCCGCAGTCTGACGGAGGGCATGAAGGAGTTGATGCTGCACAGAGGCCGTCGCGAAACCTTTGTCGAAGAGGATATCCGGCACGCGGCCGAAGCCTTGCGACGTCATAACCTGACTACGACCAGACAGTATCTCGTGACGGACTCCTGGACCCAGGTGCTGTTTTATGGGTTGATCGGCGTCATTCTTCTGCTCTTTCCGCGGTTTCTTTCTCTGTCGGGTGAATCGCTGACCGGGTATGCCTTTGCCATGCTCTACATGATCGGTCCGATGTGGGGCTTGCTGGGCATGGTTCCGACGCTGAGCCGCGGGCAGGTGGCGTTGGAAAAGATTGAATCGCTGGGGCTGGCACTCGATGAGGGAGGTCGGGAAGGCGGAGCGGAGCGGCCGGTGGCGCAGGGGAGCCAGTGCGTGGAATTCTCCCGGGCGGTGTTTGCCTACGACCCGAAGGGTGAGGATGAACGCTCATTTAGCCTGGGACCGTTGGATCTGTCGATTCGCTCGGGTGAACTCGTCTTCATCATCGGAGGGAACGGCAGCGGCAAGTCGACCTTTGTGAAAGTGCTCACGGGGCTCTATCTGCCGCAACAGGGACAGGTGACGTTGAACGGCGAGGCGATCACGGCCGCGACGCAGGACTGGTACCGCCAGCATTTTGCAGCGGTCTTTTCCGATTTCTATCTTTTCAAAAAGCTGTTGGGACTGGATCCCTCGCTGGTGGCCAGTCAGGCGGACGGGTGGTTGAAGACGCTTCGTATCAATCACAAGGTCAGTATCGAACAGGGCGAATATTCCACGGTGAATTTGTCGCAGGGGCAACGGAAGCGTCTGGCCCTCGTGACGGCGATGCTGGAAGACCGGCCGTTTTATGTCTTCGATGAATGGGCTGCCGATCAGGATCCCCAATATAAGGAAGTCTTCTACGGGGAGTTGCTGCCGGATCTGCGGGCGCGGGGGAAAGGGGTCATTGTGGTGACGCACGATGACCGGTATTTCCATGTGGGCGACCGCGTGTTAAAACTGGACGACGGTATGATCGTCGAAGCGTCAACCGGCGTCGCCTTCAGTGCCACGCACCGCCCTACACCTCTCTTGAAACCGGTTGCCCGGTCATCGGCGTAA
- a CDS encoding amino acid adenylation domain-containing protein — protein MVRHPPVTIPAGDTILDVLRWRAERQPEQIAYVYLRDGLSADQALTYRDLVARARSIAGYLQAKFAPGERLLLVYPPGLEFVQAFWGALYAGLIAVPVPPPDAFRVKAGMARVQCLAQDAGIAGAVTTSQILDTLRSQECAMPLDQWITNDRARSADITCWNEMHPRPSHLAYLQYTSGSTSAPKGVMVSHENMTAQSRCITAAGYYDARSVTLSWMPHFHDYGLVKGIIQPAWIGRPSYLMSPLTFLKRPLRWLEAIQRYEVTHSGAPNFAYRRCVESTTPEERAHLDLSGWQVASCGAEPIAADTIDRFAEAFAPSGFQREAFFPAYGMAEYTLLISLKREGVVPTVATLDAAALEQGAVIEARGDGRPVRRVVGCGIPVGDTRVVIAHPETRSRCALQQVGEIWLSGASTTQGYWNNPDETARTFRVRLEDTGEGPFLRTGDLGFVKDGEVFVTGRLKDLLIVRGRNHYPQDIERTAESCHAALRVGGAAAFTVEEAGEEMVVLVQEVERQATPLATEDLAAAIRAALSEQHDLHVPSIIFIRAGSLPKTSSGKVQRRACREQYLAGRLSVIGKSVAPLPLEHPSTVIHLDALHGLSGEARRRTIQEMVQKLLADRLGRTPESIAVDRPIALLGLDSLMAAEVLHRLEEAFRLPLSLQAILGGATPGDLTTTIEGGLVGEAIETPRTVRADGVAGNVFPLSENQAALWFLSQLDPQSAAANVSVLLPLPSDVKEDRLRQALESLGDKHAMLRTTFETRQEGPVQRVHDRLPLSWTKVDSTAWDWPRVRRESLETAAIPFNLTQGPLWRAFLYHGGQQTWLLLIAHHIVVDGWSMIQLVDDLKQRYASAETGPPEQASGSHELPAPYDEFVEWHRTQLEGQEGHRLAQYWTAKLAGDVPNYDMLYDRPETTVEPGHYAWHAFHIEGDLARRLKEFARTEGTTVYAVCLTALQVLLNRYTAQEDTIIVTPVFGRSRARFAHTVGDFVNMLVLRESLQPESTGRELLTQTKQTLLDALAHQDYPYARLVADLRSARQGPRAPLAQVLFVLQQFKLLAALDRRMSAPATLSSEGGLPAWEAYVIPQQSGQFDLCIELAESEAGFSGYVEYKDALFGADRIARLQAHFVRVLEGLVGHPSDRIGSLPLMSEAETRQTVLAWGQSSGAGEPEVCLHRVIEAQVRKTPGVVAVEQDGQSLTYRELDARANQVAHYLRRRGVGPGVVVGLCVERSPNLIVGMLGILKSGGAYLPLDADYPTVRLEYMLRDSEVRVLVTQQNQLVRLPATNPHTICLDSEWDQIAKFPDSPIEGTDALDNLAYVIYTSGSTGHPKGVMIEHRSIANYVRAITKIVDLTSRDRVLQFASLSFDTAAEEIFPCLAAGATLVLRTATMVDSVSGFLDRCRDLNLTILDLPTAYWHELVTRMDLEQLAFPPSIRTVIIGGERVLPQIVQQWAKLMGANVRVINTYGPTETTVAVTWSDLTGLGAHDEEVGELPIGRPIPHTSVYVLDRHQQPVPVGVPGELYIGGLGVARGYRGRPDLTEAKFIPDPFSTLPSARLYRTGDLVRWRADGQLDYRGRADRQVKIRGYRIELEEIEAVLNRHPDLERAVVEVREDQPGDKRIVAFMVPRPNNRLGLVQLREQLRTHLPAHMIPSTFIEMETLPLTTNGKVDRKALQVAADSRASKVELTSEFLAPRTPTEQVLADIWGEILQLKDVGVHDHFFELGGHSLLATQLVSRIQSLFRITLPLRQVFERPTIATLAEVITHTQAGEQPQQGRSDAAITRTRRGIPLPLSFAQERMWFLYRLSPEAAAYNIPASVRLHGPLNKPALRWAIGELVRRHEALRTTFAQVDAQPRQIIHDVLDPVWVEEDLRGLPAELREPRALELATAEARRPFNLEQGPLLRVLLIQLGDEDQVVILNTHHIISDQWSYGIIARELVASYNAFCAGRPFAVQPDLAIQYADFAQWQREWLTGSVLEAQLAHWKSKLTDLPVLSLPADRPRLPVHSFKGDHVSVDLSWSLVNRLKQLSVREGVTLYMVFLAGFFGLLHRLTQQRDLVIGTPIANRNRLESEELIGTFVNTLVLRTDVTGELTFRELLLKVRDLSLDAYAHQDIPFEKLVEELRPDRSHGGLPLVQVLFNFANTPFARTEFHHLSWTPYEVSRGAAQLDLGLSIDPHASRKAYLEFNTDLFDRTTAERWIAQYRQLMETVAEHPEAQLGRVSILTGQEQHRMLREWNATDRPVDQGVCFYQLFEAQVSRTPDAVALLCEGREWTYAELNRRANQLAHHLRDCGVGPDVVAPVFLERSPDLLISLLAVMKAGGAYLPLVPGLPIRRLAAMIEASHAAVLITNSNLVSGLPQHQLRVVCLDREGQALACQSEANPSPLSKPEHLVYVLFTSGSTGQPKGVEIEHRALVNLLRSMEQEPGITHRDVLVALTPLSFDIAGLELYLPLLLGAKIVLANRQQAMDGAWLQRELDHGAVTMLQATPATWRMILQSGWKGGRGVKVLCGGEALPCELAQELLTRAGSVWNVYGPTETTIWSTLERVRSAERIISLGRPIANTQVYVLDSNREPAPVGIPGELYIGGMGLARGYRGQPQLTAERFVSNPFRPGERLYRTGDQVKWLPDGRLDYVGRIDYQVKLRGFRIELGEIETVLGNDPTVKQAVVIVREDVPGDKRLVAYVSPRDGSACDPAGLRRALREVLPDYMVPAAIVPLNEFPLTPNGKVDRASLPAPSAEPAHDGLQAIEPRNRIELQLVAIWEQVLGMTPIGVRDNFFALGGYSLLALRMFSAIERTFGTRLPMAVLFQAPTIEQLADVLADEGCTVRWRSLVAIQPEGKRPPLFAVPGVGGNVLVFARLAKLLGDDQPFYGLQARGLDGKEKPFMRVEEMAAHYIEEIRSVQPRGPYFIGGTCTGGLAAYEIAQQLTAQGEEVLLTIMESWHPRSYLNHWSRPPYLLWPLLFVWMKVTTYLRLMRRLPAREWAAFWKGKLQRMWSLMHHSEAAEHQDEFLYKDQVTYATFHAVARYELKPFHGQVLNVIASKHPLTNSGDDTRLVFGERALGMSRTVYLPAEDSGRLFVAPHVQELAHHLKAFWQEAETMLRKRPDGRGDGPTTKVA, from the coding sequence TGGATTGGCCGTCCGTCGTATCTCATGTCGCCGCTCACCTTTCTCAAACGTCCGTTGCGATGGCTTGAGGCGATTCAACGGTATGAGGTCACGCATAGTGGCGCGCCTAATTTCGCCTATCGCCGTTGCGTGGAATCGACCACGCCGGAAGAACGGGCCCATCTGGACCTTTCCGGTTGGCAGGTAGCGAGCTGCGGGGCAGAGCCCATCGCAGCCGACACCATCGATCGGTTTGCGGAGGCGTTCGCGCCATCCGGTTTCCAGCGCGAGGCGTTCTTTCCCGCATATGGAATGGCGGAATATACGCTCCTTATTTCGTTAAAGCGGGAGGGAGTGGTTCCTACCGTGGCGACTCTTGATGCCGCAGCCTTGGAACAGGGGGCGGTCATTGAGGCTCGCGGCGACGGAAGGCCGGTTCGGCGGGTGGTGGGATGCGGCATACCTGTCGGCGATACCCGGGTGGTGATTGCGCACCCCGAAACGCGTTCCCGCTGCGCGTTGCAACAGGTTGGAGAAATCTGGCTGTCCGGCGCGAGTACGACACAAGGCTATTGGAACAATCCCGACGAAACCGCGCGAACGTTTCGGGTCAGACTCGAAGATACCGGCGAGGGGCCGTTCTTACGAACCGGCGACCTCGGGTTTGTGAAGGATGGCGAAGTCTTCGTGACGGGCCGGTTAAAAGACCTGCTGATTGTTCGAGGCCGCAATCACTATCCCCAGGACATCGAGCGAACCGCTGAATCATGCCATGCGGCGCTTCGGGTCGGTGGCGCGGCGGCGTTTACGGTTGAGGAAGCCGGCGAAGAAATGGTGGTGCTGGTTCAGGAAGTGGAACGCCAGGCGACGCCACTTGCCACTGAGGACCTGGCGGCGGCCATACGAGCCGCCCTGTCCGAGCAGCATGATCTCCATGTGCCGTCCATCATCTTCATCAGGGCGGGGAGCCTTCCGAAGACGTCCAGCGGCAAGGTGCAGCGGCGCGCCTGCCGCGAACAATATCTCGCTGGCCGATTGTCAGTCATCGGCAAAAGTGTGGCGCCGCTTCCCCTCGAACACCCTTCGACGGTCATTCACCTGGACGCATTGCACGGGCTTTCAGGGGAGGCGCGCCGACGGACAATTCAGGAGATGGTGCAGAAGCTGCTGGCGGATCGGCTTGGTCGCACTCCGGAATCAATCGCGGTTGATCGGCCGATAGCTCTCTTGGGACTCGATTCACTGATGGCAGCGGAGGTGCTACATCGCCTCGAAGAAGCGTTTCGGCTGCCGCTTTCGCTCCAGGCGATTCTGGGCGGCGCAACGCCAGGTGATCTGACAACGACGATCGAAGGTGGGTTGGTAGGCGAAGCGATAGAAACACCCAGAACGGTTCGCGCGGATGGTGTTGCCGGCAATGTCTTTCCACTGTCGGAAAATCAGGCTGCTCTCTGGTTTTTGAGTCAGTTGGATCCGCAGAGCGCCGCGGCAAATGTGTCCGTGCTGTTGCCTCTGCCGTCCGACGTGAAGGAGGACCGGTTACGACAGGCGCTGGAGAGTCTTGGTGACAAGCATGCCATGCTTCGCACGACGTTCGAGACGCGGCAGGAGGGACCGGTTCAACGGGTCCATGACCGGCTACCGTTGAGTTGGACCAAGGTCGATAGCACCGCCTGGGATTGGCCACGGGTGCGGCGGGAGTCTCTGGAAACTGCGGCGATTCCATTCAACCTCACGCAGGGTCCCCTGTGGCGAGCCTTTCTGTATCATGGCGGGCAGCAGACCTGGTTGTTGTTGATCGCCCACCATATCGTCGTGGATGGCTGGTCAATGATTCAGCTGGTCGATGACCTGAAACAACGCTATGCCTCCGCCGAGACAGGCCCGCCAGAGCAGGCGAGCGGTTCTCACGAGCTCCCGGCGCCGTATGATGAATTTGTCGAGTGGCATCGAACCCAGCTGGAAGGGCAAGAGGGCCATCGATTGGCGCAATACTGGACGGCGAAGTTGGCCGGTGACGTACCGAATTATGACATGCTTTACGACCGGCCTGAGACAACAGTTGAGCCAGGACACTATGCCTGGCACGCATTCCATATTGAGGGCGACCTGGCTCGCCGCCTCAAGGAATTTGCCAGGACCGAGGGCACGACCGTGTACGCCGTCTGTCTGACCGCACTCCAAGTCCTGCTGAATCGTTACACAGCTCAAGAAGATACGATCATTGTTACGCCGGTATTCGGCCGCAGCCGGGCTCGTTTCGCACACACGGTCGGTGACTTTGTAAACATGCTGGTGTTGCGGGAGAGCCTGCAGCCGGAGTCTACGGGCCGTGAGCTGTTGACGCAGACGAAGCAGACCCTCTTGGATGCGCTCGCGCATCAGGATTATCCCTATGCGCGGCTGGTGGCGGATCTCCGATCAGCTCGGCAGGGACCGCGCGCTCCCTTGGCACAGGTGCTGTTTGTCTTACAGCAGTTCAAGTTGTTGGCAGCACTCGACAGGCGGATGAGCGCGCCGGCGACATTGTCATCGGAGGGTGGATTGCCTGCGTGGGAAGCCTATGTGATTCCCCAACAAAGCGGTCAATTCGATCTCTGTATTGAACTGGCAGAATCGGAAGCGGGATTCAGCGGGTATGTCGAGTATAAGGACGCCCTGTTCGGCGCGGATCGGATTGCTCGCCTGCAGGCGCATTTCGTGCGGGTGCTGGAGGGGCTGGTCGGCCATCCAAGCGACAGGATCGGCAGCCTGCCGCTCATGTCCGAGGCGGAAACACGGCAGACCGTGCTGGCATGGGGGCAGTCCTCTGGCGCGGGGGAACCCGAGGTGTGTCTCCACCGCGTGATCGAGGCGCAGGTCAGGAAGACTCCCGGAGTCGTGGCGGTCGAACAGGACGGACAGTCGCTGACGTATCGAGAATTGGATGCGCGCGCGAATCAAGTCGCCCATTACCTCCGTCGTCGCGGCGTTGGACCGGGTGTGGTGGTCGGGCTGTGCGTGGAGCGATCGCCAAATTTGATTGTTGGCATGCTGGGCATTCTCAAATCGGGCGGCGCCTACCTGCCTTTGGATGCCGATTACCCGACCGTACGCTTGGAATACATGTTGCGGGACAGTGAGGTACGGGTCTTAGTGACGCAGCAGAATCAGCTGGTCCGCCTGCCCGCCACAAATCCGCATACCATCTGCCTCGATTCGGAATGGGACCAGATTGCGAAATTCCCCGACAGTCCCATCGAGGGAACTGATGCCTTGGACAATCTGGCCTATGTCATCTACACGTCAGGATCCACCGGTCACCCGAAGGGGGTGATGATCGAGCATCGATCGATCGCCAACTATGTGCGAGCCATTACGAAGATCGTCGACCTGACAAGCCGGGATCGGGTGCTGCAATTCGCGTCGTTGAGTTTCGATACCGCCGCAGAAGAAATCTTTCCCTGTCTGGCCGCAGGCGCAACGTTGGTCCTGCGCACCGCGACAATGGTGGATTCGGTATCCGGTTTTCTGGATCGGTGTCGTGACTTGAACCTGACGATCCTGGATCTACCCACGGCCTACTGGCATGAGCTGGTCACCCGGATGGATCTGGAGCAGCTCGCGTTTCCTCCCTCCATCAGGACTGTGATCATCGGGGGCGAGCGGGTCCTTCCGCAGATCGTGCAGCAATGGGCGAAGCTCATGGGGGCGAACGTTCGTGTGATCAATACCTACGGGCCGACAGAAACGACCGTCGCCGTCACCTGGTCGGATCTGACCGGTCTGGGTGCCCACGATGAAGAGGTCGGCGAACTTCCGATCGGGCGCCCCATTCCGCATACGTCCGTCTATGTGTTGGATCGCCATCAACAGCCGGTTCCCGTAGGGGTGCCTGGAGAGCTCTACATCGGCGGCCTGGGAGTTGCGCGAGGATATCGGGGGCGGCCCGATCTGACTGAGGCCAAATTCATTCCCGATCCCTTTTCCACCCTCCCGAGCGCCAGACTCTATCGAACCGGTGATCTAGTCCGGTGGCGAGCTGACGGGCAGTTGGACTATCGCGGCCGTGCCGATCGTCAGGTCAAGATCCGCGGGTATCGTATCGAGTTGGAAGAAATCGAGGCCGTGCTGAACCGGCATCCGGATCTGGAACGGGCGGTGGTCGAAGTACGTGAAGACCAGCCCGGAGATAAGCGGATTGTGGCGTTCATGGTTCCACGTCCGAATAACCGGCTGGGATTGGTGCAATTGCGCGAACAGCTTCGCACCCACTTGCCCGCGCACATGATTCCCTCGACCTTTATCGAGATGGAAACGCTTCCCCTGACCACCAACGGCAAGGTGGATCGAAAGGCGCTGCAAGTCGCCGCGGACAGTCGCGCCAGCAAGGTCGAGTTGACCTCCGAGTTTCTCGCGCCCCGGACTCCCACCGAACAGGTTTTGGCCGATATCTGGGGGGAAATCCTCCAGCTCAAGGACGTCGGCGTGCATGACCATTTCTTTGAGCTGGGCGGGCATTCTCTTCTCGCCACACAGCTTGTGTCGAGGATCCAATCTCTATTCCGCATCACGCTCCCGCTTCGGCAGGTCTTTGAACGTCCGACCATTGCCACGTTGGCTGAGGTCATCACCCACACACAGGCTGGAGAGCAGCCACAGCAGGGGCGGAGCGACGCTGCGATTACTCGAACCCGGAGAGGAATCCCGCTCCCCCTGTCATTCGCGCAGGAACGGATGTGGTTCCTCTATCGACTCTCACCGGAGGCCGCCGCCTACAATATTCCCGCCAGCGTCCGCCTGCATGGCCCGCTCAACAAACCGGCGTTGCGATGGGCGATTGGTGAGCTGGTCCGGCGGCATGAAGCGCTCAGGACCACCTTTGCCCAGGTGGATGCTCAGCCGCGCCAGATCATCCACGACGTCTTGGACCCGGTCTGGGTGGAGGAAGACCTGCGCGGATTGCCGGCTGAACTTCGTGAGCCGCGAGCCCTTGAACTCGCGACGGCAGAGGCGCGACGACCGTTTAATCTCGAGCAGGGGCCGCTCTTGCGTGTCTTGTTGATTCAGCTCGGCGATGAAGATCAGGTCGTGATCCTGAACACCCATCACATCATTTCCGATCAATGGTCCTACGGGATCATCGCGCGAGAACTTGTAGCGTCCTACAATGCATTCTGTGCGGGTAGGCCGTTTGCCGTTCAGCCTGATCTGGCCATTCAGTATGCGGACTTCGCGCAGTGGCAGCGGGAATGGCTCACCGGTTCAGTGCTGGAAGCACAACTCGCGCATTGGAAATCGAAACTCACCGATCTGCCCGTCCTGAGCTTGCCGGCCGACCGGCCGCGTCTGCCGGTACATTCCTTCAAGGGCGACCATGTCTCGGTCGATCTGTCCTGGTCGCTGGTCAATCGTCTCAAGCAGCTGAGCGTGCGCGAAGGAGTGACGCTCTACATGGTGTTTCTGGCCGGATTCTTCGGCCTCCTCCATCGTCTCACGCAACAGCGGGACCTGGTCATCGGCACACCGATCGCCAACCGTAACCGCCTGGAGAGCGAGGAGCTGATCGGCACCTTTGTCAATACCCTGGTGTTGCGAACGGACGTCACGGGCGAGCTCACATTTCGGGAATTGCTGCTGAAGGTACGCGACCTGTCGCTTGACGCCTATGCGCATCAGGACATTCCGTTCGAAAAGCTCGTGGAGGAATTGCGGCCGGACCGCAGCCATGGCGGCTTGCCACTGGTGCAAGTGTTGTTCAACTTTGCCAATACGCCCTTTGCCCGCACGGAGTTTCACCATCTCTCCTGGACTCCCTATGAAGTGAGCCGTGGCGCGGCCCAACTTGACCTCGGGCTGTCCATCGATCCGCACGCGTCGCGAAAAGCCTATCTGGAATTCAATACGGACCTGTTCGATCGCACCACCGCCGAACGCTGGATTGCGCAGTACCGGCAACTGATGGAAACGGTTGCGGAACACCCGGAGGCGCAACTCGGACGCGTGTCGATTCTCACCGGGCAGGAGCAACATCGAATGTTGCGCGAGTGGAATGCCACCGACCGGCCGGTCGATCAAGGAGTGTGCTTTTATCAGTTATTCGAGGCGCAGGTCAGTCGCACGCCGGATGCCGTCGCCTTGTTGTGTGAAGGGCGCGAGTGGACCTATGCGGAACTGAATCGTCGTGCTAATCAGTTGGCCCATCATCTGCGTGACTGCGGCGTGGGTCCCGATGTCGTGGCGCCGGTCTTTTTGGAGCGCTCGCCGGACCTGCTGATCAGCCTGTTGGCGGTCATGAAAGCAGGCGGCGCCTATCTGCCCCTGGTTCCGGGGTTGCCGATACGAAGACTGGCGGCCATGATCGAGGCCAGTCATGCGGCGGTCCTGATCACCAATTCCAACCTCGTCAGCGGGCTGCCGCAGCATCAACTCCGTGTCGTGTGTCTGGATCGGGAGGGGCAGGCCCTGGCGTGTCAATCTGAGGCGAATCCCTCGCCGCTGTCCAAGCCGGAGCATCTGGTCTATGTGTTGTTCACCTCCGGTTCAACCGGGCAGCCGAAGGGGGTGGAGATCGAGCATCGCGCGCTGGTGAATCTTTTGCGCTCCATGGAGCAGGAGCCGGGGATCACGCATCGCGATGTCCTGGTGGCGCTCACGCCGCTCTCCTTCGATATCGCCGGGCTGGAATTGTACCTTCCGCTGTTGCTTGGCGCGAAAATTGTGCTGGCGAATCGTCAGCAGGCGATGGACGGAGCCTGGTTGCAACGGGAGCTCGATCATGGCGCGGTGACGATGCTGCAGGCGACTCCCGCGACCTGGCGGATGATTCTGCAGTCCGGGTGGAAGGGAGGGCGCGGTGTCAAAGTCTTGTGTGGAGGAGAAGCACTGCCGTGCGAATTGGCGCAGGAGCTGCTGACCAGAGCCGGATCTGTGTGGAATGTGTATGGGCCGACCGAAACCACGATTTGGTCGACGTTGGAACGGGTACGCAGCGCCGAGAGGATAATTTCTCTCGGGCGTCCGATTGCGAACACGCAAGTCTATGTGTTGGATTCCAATCGTGAGCCGGCGCCGGTCGGGATACCGGGGGAGTTGTATATCGGCGGGATGGGGCTGGCCAGAGGCTACAGAGGACAGCCTCAACTGACGGCAGAGCGGTTTGTCTCCAACCCGTTCCGGCCTGGCGAACGACTCTATCGCACCGGCGACCAGGTAAAATGGCTGCCTGACGGGCGGTTGGACTATGTCGGCCGGATTGACTACCAGGTCAAATTACGCGGGTTCCGGATCGAGCTCGGTGAAATCGAGACGGTGCTGGGGAATGATCCGACCGTGAAACAGGCGGTCGTCATCGTGCGGGAAGATGTTCCCGGAGACAAGCGCCTGGTGGCCTATGTGTCCCCGCGGGACGGGAGCGCCTGTGATCCAGCCGGTCTTCGCCGGGCCCTGCGGGAGGTGCTTCCGGATTATATGGTGCCGGCTGCTATCGTCCCTCTCAACGAGTTCCCGTTAACACCGAACGGGAAGGTGGATCGCGCGTCGCTTCCGGCGCCCTCGGCCGAGCCGGCGCATGACGGCCTCCAGGCAATCGAGCCTCGAAATCGGATCGAGTTGCAGCTGGTGGCAATATGGGAGCAGGTGCTAGGCATGACGCCGATCGGCGTGCGCGACAATTTTTTCGCATTGGGCGGGTATTCTCTGTTGGCGCTGCGAATGTTCAGCGCGATCGAGCGGACCTTCGGTACGCGCCTGCCGATGGCGGTGTTGTTCCAGGCGCCGACGATCGAGCAATTGGCGGATGTCCTGGCCGATGAAGGATGCACGGTGCGGTGGCGTTCTCTCGTGGCGATTCAACCGGAGGGAAAGCGGCCGCCGCTGTTTGCCGTGCCCGGCGTCGGGGGCAATGTGCTGGTGTTCGCACGCCTTGCCAAATTGTTAGGTGACGACCAACCCTTCTACGGATTGCAGGCGCGAGGACTCGACGGAAAAGAAAAGCCGTTCATGCGGGTGGAGGAGATGGCGGCGCACTACATCGAAGAGATCCGGTCCGTGCAGCCGCGCGGCCCCTATTTCATCGGGGGCACCTGCACGGGCGGGCTGGCCGCCTATGAAATCGCGCAACAGCTCACGGCGCAGGGGGAAGAGGTCCTTCTGACCATCATGGAATCATGGCATCCACGATCCTACCTGAATCACTGGAGTCGTCCGCCGTATTTGCTCTGGCCGCTGTTGTTTGTATGGATGAAAGTCACGACCTACCTTCGACTCATGCGGCGGTTACCTGCCCGCGAATGGGCGGCGTTCTGGAAGGGAAAGTTGCAACGCATGTGGAGTCTCATGCACCATTCCGAAGCTGCGGAACATCAGGACGAGTTCTTATACAAGGATCAAGTCACGTACGCCACCTTCCATGCTGTGGCGCGGTACGAGTTGAAACCATTCCACGGGCAGGTCTTGAACGTGATCGCATCCAAACACCCGCTGACCAACTCCGGAGACGATACGCGGTTGGTCTTTGGCGAGCGGGCGCTGGGAATGAGCCGGACGGTCTATCTTCCGGCGGAGGACTCCGGACGCTTGTTCGTCGCGCCGCATGTGCAAGAACTTGCCCATCACCTCAAGGCGTTTTGGCAGGAGGCGGAAACTATGCTCCGGAAACGGCCCGATGGACGGGGTGACGGGCCGACGACGAAGGTCGCGTAG